In bacterium, one genomic interval encodes:
- a CDS encoding histidine kinase, which produces MAFRDRRILFAANLFIVATIFGFATTIDSFTGLYLWDRPFDLRYAYWEFIGSYLWLLLIAPIAYLVRHYPLKKGKVLRHGILHILASIVVAATHLCGQFYLGELMFSFLGYPCPPLNFADLGPTIYKLTWRIPAYLVIATICHMLAVYHRLRGEELKVVHLESELAQARVKALKTRINPELIFRAFSEIAALIHQDTKKATQKIVKLADNLRSSISFPVDRKSLPSPCGPSEKPAEIQWGWMSLCWIVVGLFFTARMELLRFMQGSSLSWTGLVFLNAPWLLWAVLTPFLLRLCERFPLESKQLAKSLSVHIPLSLSVWIFTMISAVITQNAINEMTGKPSKDLLLDATGAGLTKHLLIYWSFVFFVTANRYYSRYVQRELTVSSLQLQLSSAHLQALNMQLHPHFLFNTLHALIGLIQEDRDAAQRMLQQLKNFFQLTLQQMTVQKVLLQKELEFLKYYLDIQKTRFQDRLVVNVEADPAALGVPVPNLILQPLVENAIKHGIARRMQQGEIQIKASIVERNLHICVEDNGPGIAQTNLKEGIGMSNTRERLLNFYGGSFRFEAGNSANGFRVLIEIPVESTKREVA; this is translated from the coding sequence ATGGCGTTTCGTGATCGCAGGATTCTTTTTGCAGCAAACCTATTCATTGTCGCCACTATCTTTGGCTTCGCAACAACGATTGACTCCTTCACAGGCTTGTATCTGTGGGACCGACCTTTCGACTTAAGGTATGCTTACTGGGAGTTTATCGGTTCTTACCTCTGGCTTCTCCTGATCGCGCCGATCGCCTACCTTGTGCGTCACTATCCTTTAAAAAAGGGAAAAGTTCTCCGGCACGGAATTCTTCATATTCTTGCCAGTATTGTGGTAGCCGCGACTCATCTTTGCGGACAGTTTTACCTCGGCGAACTGATGTTTAGTTTCCTCGGATATCCTTGTCCACCTTTGAATTTTGCGGACCTGGGTCCGACTATTTACAAGCTGACCTGGCGCATTCCTGCTTATCTGGTGATTGCGACTATCTGTCACATGCTTGCCGTTTACCACCGATTGCGGGGTGAAGAATTAAAAGTTGTCCATCTCGAATCAGAACTGGCTCAGGCGCGTGTGAAGGCCTTGAAGACTCGAATCAATCCGGAGCTGATTTTCCGCGCTTTTTCGGAGATTGCGGCGCTGATTCATCAGGATACTAAGAAGGCCACACAAAAAATTGTAAAACTAGCTGACAATTTGCGCAGCTCAATAAGTTTCCCTGTTGATAGGAAGTCGCTCCCCAGTCCTTGCGGTCCTTCGGAGAAACCAGCCGAGATTCAGTGGGGATGGATGTCCCTGTGCTGGATTGTTGTAGGTCTGTTTTTTACTGCGCGCATGGAACTGCTCCGTTTCATGCAGGGCAGTTCTTTGTCATGGACCGGCCTTGTCTTCTTGAATGCTCCGTGGCTTCTGTGGGCAGTACTAACACCTTTCTTGTTGCGACTGTGCGAACGTTTTCCATTGGAATCAAAACAGTTGGCGAAGAGTCTTTCCGTTCACATACCTCTCAGTTTGTCAGTTTGGATTTTTACGATGATCTCAGCAGTGATCACACAGAATGCAATCAACGAAATGACGGGGAAGCCGTCGAAAGATCTTTTGCTGGATGCTACCGGCGCAGGGCTCACCAAACACCTTTTGATTTACTGGAGTTTTGTTTTCTTTGTAACCGCAAATCGTTATTACTCTCGTTACGTTCAAAGAGAACTGACTGTATCTTCTCTTCAGCTCCAGCTATCTTCAGCTCATCTACAGGCGCTGAATATGCAGCTCCACCCTCATTTCTTATTTAATACGCTCCATGCTCTGATCGGCCTGATTCAGGAAGACCGTGATGCGGCGCAAAGGATGCTGCAACAGTTGAAGAACTTTTTCCAGTTGACCCTTCAGCAGATGACTGTACAGAAAGTGCTGTTGCAGAAAGAGCTTGAATTCTTGAAATACTATCTCGATATACAGAAAACCCGCTTTCAAGACCGACTTGTAGTTAATGTTGAGGCAGATCCCGCAGCGTTGGGAGTTCCTGTGCCTAACTTGATTTTGCAACCACTTGTGGAGAATGCAATCAAGCATGGAATCGCTCGCAGGATGCAGCAGGGCGAAATCCAGATTAAAGCCTCGATAGTGGAACGCAATTTGCACATATGCGTGGAGGACAATGGACCGGGTATAGCACAAACGAATTTGAAAGAGGGAATCGGGATGTCAAACACACGCGAACGCTTACTGAATTTTTACGGTGGCTCTTTTCGTTTTGAAGCGGGAAATTCGGCAAATGGCTTCAGGGTATTGATTGAGATTCCAGTCGAATCTACAAAACGGGAAGTCGCATGA
- a CDS encoding response regulator: MTTAVQQITAIIVDDEPLARRIILRYLGNDPEIKVIEQCGGGLPALDLVHQLQPDLLFLDVQMPGMNGFEMLQSLDTDKVPFIIFVTAYDEFAIQAFEVHALDYLLKPFDEERFKKALQHAKSRIRLLYQSQFMEQVSALLSEYRDKERRRTAVYPARLEIRSAGHISYVEVQDVDWIEAADNYVVFHTPSGSHLMRESMNRIQTQMDPGKFIRVHRCAIINLDRVRELKTTRFGARIVVLQNGREVRASRSQKLKLEESLKTK; encoded by the coding sequence ATGACAACCGCGGTGCAACAGATTACGGCCATCATCGTGGATGATGAGCCGCTGGCCCGACGCATCATCCTGCGTTACCTGGGAAATGACCCGGAAATCAAAGTGATTGAACAATGCGGAGGCGGATTGCCTGCATTGGACCTGGTTCATCAGCTGCAGCCAGATCTTCTGTTTCTAGATGTTCAAATGCCGGGGATGAACGGTTTTGAGATGCTTCAATCACTTGATACTGACAAAGTTCCCTTCATTATATTTGTAACAGCTTACGATGAATTTGCCATTCAGGCTTTCGAGGTGCACGCTCTCGACTATCTTCTGAAGCCCTTTGATGAAGAACGGTTCAAGAAAGCATTGCAGCATGCAAAATCCCGGATTCGGCTGCTTTACCAGAGTCAGTTTATGGAGCAGGTCTCTGCCTTGTTGTCCGAGTACCGGGATAAGGAGCGGCGCCGGACAGCTGTGTATCCCGCCCGTTTAGAAATACGATCAGCCGGCCACATCAGTTATGTAGAGGTTCAGGACGTAGATTGGATTGAAGCTGCGGATAACTATGTGGTTTTTCATACTCCGTCCGGATCTCATTTAATGCGCGAAAGCATGAACCGGATCCAGACACAGATGGATCCCGGAAAATTCATCCGCGTGCACCGTTGCGCCATTATCAATTTGGATCGCGTTCGTGAGCTCAAAACCACACGCTTCGGCGCCCGCATTGTTGTGCTGCAGAATGGCAGAGAAGTGCGAGCCAGTCGATCTCAGAAACTCAAGCTGGAAGAATCCCTGAAAACAAAGTAG